A single genomic interval of Gossypium raimondii isolate GPD5lz chromosome 11, ASM2569854v1, whole genome shotgun sequence harbors:
- the LOC105800928 gene encoding uncharacterized protein LOC105800928 — protein sequence MDSFLEFSEAANSFNRADIRTRNQDVVWSPPPPLNTTKINRDASFMGVSNVAIARSSNGDVINGIKAQTRSLNVFVTETLAIRLGFLLIYRNRWQNVIIESDSFKTIKMIHEKMRILWEVSAIIGDIVSHTSNIGSICFQHVLCTGNKVADWIVKISIGGCCLPS from the coding sequence ATGGACAGCTTTCTTGAGTTTTCGGAGGCTGCTAATTCCTTTAACCGGGCTGATATTAGGACTAGGAACCAAGATGTTGTTTggtctcctcctcctcctcttaaCACTACTAAGATCAATCGTGATGCCTCCTTTATGGGTGTTTCCAATGTGGCTATTGCGAGGAGTAGCAACGGTGATGTTATCAACGGAATCAAAGCACAAACGAGGTCGTTAAATGTGTTTGTGACTGAAACCTTGGCAATAAGGTTAGGTTTCTTGTTGATATATCGCAACAGATGGCAAAATGTCATTATCGAATCTGACAGCTTCAAAACCATTAAAATGATCCACGAAAAGATGAGAATATTGTGGGAGGTCTCGGCTATCATTGGGGACATTGTTTCCCATACGTCTAACATTGGTTCTATTTGTTTCCAACATGTTCTTTGCACCGGGAACAAAGTTGCTGATTGGATAGTAAAGATAAGTATCGGTGGCTGTTGTCTCCCTTCATGA
- the LOC105802678 gene encoding remorin has product MAEEVKKQAEAETTAAPPPAVEVPKAESEEKTVSPPPAEEKPEESKALVVVEKAPEPEPKKISGGSHDRDISLAEVEKAKRLSFIKAWEESEKTKAENKSQKKLSAIVAWENSKKASLEAKLKKIEEQLEKKKAECAEKMKNKVALLHKEAEEKRAMVEAKRGEEVLKAEEMAAKYRATGQTPKKVLGCF; this is encoded by the exons ATGGCGGAGGAAGTGAAGAAGCAAGCTGAAGCTGAAACGACGGCGGCTCCACCGCCGGCAGTGGAGGTTCCAAAAGCTGAATCTGAGGAAAAAACTGTATCTCCACCGCCAGCAGAGGAGAAACCTGAAGAGTCCAAAGCTCTTGTTGTAGTTGAGA AGGCTCCAGAGCCTGAACCAAAGAAAATCTCAGGAGGATCACATGATAGAG ATATTTCCCTTGCAGAGGTTGAAAAGGCAAAAAGGTTGTCATTCATCAAGGCATGGGAAGAAAGTGAAAAGACCAAAGCAGAGAATAA GTCCCAGAAAAAGCTCTCTGCTATTGTAGCATGGGAGAACAGCAAGAAAGCATCTCTGGAAGcaaaactgaaaaaaattgAG GAACAATTGGAAAAGAAGAAAGCAGAATGTgcagagaaaatgaaaaacaaggTAGCTTTGCTTCACAAGGAAGCAGAAGAAAAGAGGGCTATGGTTGAAGCCAAACGAGGAGAAGAGGTTCTCAAGGCGGAGGAAATGGCTGCAAAATACCGTGCAACCGGACAAACTCCAAAAAAGGTCCTTGGGTGTTTCTGA